Proteins encoded together in one Eublepharis macularius isolate TG4126 chromosome 2, MPM_Emac_v1.0, whole genome shotgun sequence window:
- the LOC129323431 gene encoding putative nuclease HARBI1: MSAVRALALALLHIIFIYIQRSIDACNSYWMRVVRRRRMLRKSLALRSIPPPLWRTRRTAMTRARFLAVAGIRVPRRYWIYPRSRDWWDNFVTAIWDDQLWIENFRMTRETFNELVHSIGHRLSHQRTRLRNPISVEIRVAIALWYLANCSTYRQCMNQFGVGISTVAGIVLEVCLAIELELLSRVVCLGPDVARIMSGFQKLGFPHCIGAVDGTHVAICKFKGRGREYINRKKFNSILIQGTVDHTGRFIDAEVGWSGRNHDAFVFVNSAICTAMDAGVFVPGNPSLTIEDVTVPPLIISDAAYPMRRWLMKPFNRPHTPAEAYFDRCLTRARTIVERCFGRLKGRWRCLRSQLMVAEENVTCIATACVVLHNICELKGHGIPEDDSPVRPVEVDEESLELPVGDRRHREEGKLVRDALARHMFRNRNLTI, from the exons ATGTCTGCGGTCCGAGCATTGGCACTGGCCTTGCTTCACATCATCTTTATCTATATTCAGCGATCGATCGATGCCTGCAACAGTTACTGGATGCGAGTGGTTAGAAGAAGGAGAATGCTTAGGAAATCACTTGCACTGAGGAGCATACCTCCACCTTTATGGAGAACAAGGAGAACAGCAATGACCAGAGCACGTTTTCTCGCTGTAGCCGGAATCAGAGTCCCCCGTCGCTACTGGATTTATCCCCGTAGCAGGGACTGGTGGGACAATTTCGTCACTGCCATATGGGATGACCAGCTGTGGATTGAAAATTTTCGTATGACCAGGGAGACTTTCAATGAATTGGTTCATTCCATAGGGCACCGCCTGTCCCATCAGCGCACCAGACTTCGCAATCCAATCTCTGTGGAGATACGAGTCGCCATAGCACTTTGGTATCTTGCCAACTGTTCGACTTACCGTCAATGCATGAACCAATTCGGAGTGGGTATTTCAACAGTGGCAGGAATAGTCTTGGAGGTCTGCTTGGCGATAGAATTGGAGCTACTCAGTAGAGTCGTGTGCCTTGGACCTGATGTGGCGAGG ATTATGTCTGGATTTCAGAAACTTGGCTTTCCTCATTGCATTGGTGCAGTTGATGGCACCcatgttgccatttgcaaatttaaAGGCCGTGGACGGGAGTACATCAACCGCAAGAAATTCAATTCCATTCTCATCCAGGGCACGGTGGACCATACTGGAAGATTCATtgatgcagaggttggctggagtGGGCGGAACCATGACGCCTTTGTTTTTGTGAATTCTGCAATTTGTACGGCAATGGATGCGGGGGTGTTTGTGCCAGGCAACCCCAGTCTTACAATAGAGGATGTAACCGTGCCACCACTCATCATATCTGATGCAGCCTACCCCATGAGAAGGTGGCTGATGAAGCCCTTCAATAGGCCCCACACTCCCGCAGAAGCATACTTTGACCGCTGCCTCACCAGAGCTAGGACCATAGTGGAAAGATGTTTTGGACGTTTGAAGGGGCGCTGGAGGTGTTTGAGGTCACAGCTTATGGTTGCGGAGGAGAATGTGACCTGCATAGCTACCGCGTGTGTGGTGCTACATAACATTTGTGAATTGAAAGGTCATGGCATTCCAGAGGATGATTCTCCTGTGAGGCCTGTGGAGGTGGATGAGGAATCTCTTGAACTCCCTGTGGGAGACAGAAGGCACCGGGAGGAGGGGAAGTTGGTGCGCGATGCCCTTGCACGCCACATGTTTCGAAACAGAAATCTAACAATATAA